Proteins co-encoded in one Pseudorhizobium banfieldiae genomic window:
- a CDS encoding polysaccharide biosynthesis protein — MLMFNRRFKLAAWRLISVLLDLAVAWASFYGAYVIVYDTTALNFVPALWENAAAFTGLFAIALFIFDVHRGTWRYVSLPDVLNLVKTAAATVAIYTVGAFLVSRGTHIPRSVIVLSGLLLVVGLVTPRLVYRLAVEGHWLNPLGGRRPEEGARNVLILGLTNTAESFIRAWRRTRQSKFYVAGILDSAESSRKELVQGVKVVGSFGDLAEVIERFEKRGVSLTELVIAENSPSRQRLSDIVQRATAAGLKVTRIPDLTDPAALTSATLMDPKPIELRDLLGRAEVETDINSVATLISGRCVLATGAGGSIGSELVRQIAQFRPRQLVLTDNSEYNTYMLDKEIREAYPDLNVVTRLVSVRDKARLRELFSRCRPDVVFHAAALKHVPLVQENPIEGIKTNVLGTRNVVDAAIENHVSTFIMISTDKAVNPTNVMGATKRAAEAYCQTMDLAISQKTRFKTVRFGNVLGSNGSVVPRFQEQIAAGGPVTVTHPNIVRYFMTIPEAVRLVLHATAHGLNAQSERGKITVLDMGDPVRIVDLAERMIQLAGFKPNADIDIVFSGLRPGEKLYEELFDPSEVQDATTKDGYVVANPRVVDSAFLMRTLDGIEAAVLAEDEKRALELLRHIVPEYKDSTADLASKVQVARDMEVRAI; from the coding sequence ATGCTCATGTTCAATAGACGTTTCAAACTGGCGGCGTGGAGATTGATTAGCGTCTTGCTTGATCTCGCCGTAGCGTGGGCGTCCTTCTACGGCGCTTACGTCATCGTATATGACACGACTGCGCTCAACTTTGTACCGGCGCTGTGGGAGAACGCCGCTGCCTTTACCGGGTTATTCGCCATTGCGCTGTTCATATTCGACGTCCATCGTGGAACTTGGCGCTATGTATCGCTCCCTGACGTGCTCAACTTGGTCAAGACGGCTGCTGCGACGGTTGCTATCTACACGGTAGGTGCATTTCTTGTCTCGCGCGGTACACACATACCACGCAGTGTCATTGTCTTGAGTGGGCTTCTGCTTGTGGTCGGACTGGTAACGCCGCGACTAGTCTATCGGCTGGCGGTTGAAGGACACTGGCTCAATCCGCTAGGGGGCCGCCGGCCGGAGGAAGGTGCCCGAAACGTACTAATTCTTGGCCTCACGAATACGGCCGAGAGCTTTATCCGAGCGTGGCGGCGTACACGCCAGTCAAAGTTTTACGTGGCAGGCATTCTGGATTCTGCAGAATCCTCACGCAAGGAACTAGTCCAGGGCGTCAAGGTCGTGGGCAGCTTTGGTGACTTAGCTGAGGTGATCGAACGCTTTGAGAAACGCGGTGTCTCCTTGACCGAGTTGGTCATTGCGGAGAATTCACCCAGTAGGCAGCGCCTGAGCGACATCGTCCAGCGAGCAACGGCGGCGGGCTTGAAGGTCACGCGTATCCCGGATCTTACTGACCCTGCGGCTCTGACCAGCGCTACACTGATGGATCCGAAACCGATCGAGTTGCGCGATCTTCTAGGTAGGGCCGAGGTCGAGACGGACATCAACAGTGTGGCGACGTTGATTTCCGGGCGCTGTGTCCTCGCGACTGGCGCAGGCGGATCGATCGGATCGGAACTTGTGCGTCAGATAGCCCAGTTCCGCCCGCGTCAGCTCGTGCTGACGGATAATTCGGAATACAACACCTATATGCTCGACAAGGAGATCAGGGAAGCTTATCCGGATCTCAACGTTGTCACACGGCTGGTCAGCGTCCGCGACAAGGCGCGCTTGCGCGAGCTATTCTCACGGTGTCGGCCTGATGTCGTCTTCCACGCAGCGGCGCTGAAGCATGTTCCGCTCGTTCAAGAGAACCCGATCGAGGGCATAAAAACCAACGTGCTTGGAACCCGTAACGTGGTGGATGCGGCCATCGAGAATCATGTCTCGACCTTCATCATGATCTCCACTGACAAGGCGGTGAACCCGACTAACGTTATGGGGGCGACTAAGCGAGCGGCAGAGGCCTATTGCCAGACCATGGATTTGGCGATCTCGCAAAAGACCCGCTTCAAGACAGTACGCTTTGGCAATGTGCTCGGCTCCAATGGTTCGGTGGTTCCGCGCTTTCAGGAGCAGATCGCCGCTGGCGGCCCCGTTACCGTCACGCATCCGAACATCGTGCGCTACTTCATGACGATCCCAGAGGCCGTACGGCTAGTCTTGCACGCCACTGCTCATGGCCTCAACGCGCAATCGGAGCGCGGGAAAATCACAGTGCTCGACATGGGTGATCCCGTTAGGATCGTCGATCTCGCCGAGCGGATGATCCAACTTGCTGGCTTCAAACCGAACGCAGATATCGACATTGTGTTTTCCGGGCTGCGGCCAGGTGAGAAACTTTATGAAGAGCTGTTCGATCCGAGCGAAGTACAGGACGCGACAACAAAGGATGGTTACGTTGTGGCGAACCCCAGAGTGGTGGATAGTGCTTTCCTGATGCGGACGTTAGATGGCATTGAGGCCGCGGTACTGGCCGAGGATGAAAAGCGCGCACTGGAACTGCTTCGCCATATTGTTCCGGAATACAAGGACAGCACTGCGGATCTCGCTTCCAAGGTGCAGGTAGCCCGCGACATGGAAGTACGTGCAATCTGA
- a CDS encoding sugar transferase yields MKKVFDLSSALIGLIFAAPVIAVLAVLIRRESEGPVIFSQERVGLDGRLFRCYKLRTMTVNAPNVPTHHASGAHITRVGALLRRSKLDELPQLWNIIRGEMSFVGPRPCLPTQAELIEERRQRGVLALLPGITGLAQVNNIDMSDPVRLADKDAEYLANRSFLGDLHLIYCTVFRRAGSGDRVRMG; encoded by the coding sequence ATGAAGAAGGTGTTTGATCTCTCGAGCGCACTAATCGGTCTCATTTTTGCAGCGCCCGTGATTGCAGTCCTCGCGGTTTTGATCCGGCGAGAGTCGGAAGGTCCGGTGATCTTTTCACAGGAACGTGTCGGACTGGATGGGCGGCTATTCCGTTGCTACAAGTTGCGCACCATGACTGTGAATGCGCCCAACGTACCAACCCATCACGCAAGCGGTGCGCACATCACACGTGTCGGCGCGTTATTGCGTAGAAGCAAATTGGACGAGCTTCCGCAGTTGTGGAACATCATCCGTGGTGAGATGAGCTTCGTGGGTCCGCGGCCATGCCTCCCGACGCAGGCAGAACTGATCGAGGAGCGTCGGCAGCGAGGTGTGCTGGCATTGTTGCCGGGAATCACCGGCTTGGCGCAAGTGAACAACATCGACATGTCAGATCCTGTCCGGCTCGCCGATAAGGACGCTGAATATCTCGCCAACCGGTCATTCCTTGGTGATCTACACTTGATCTACTGCACGGTTTTCCGGCGCGCTGGCAGCGGCGACCGGGTACGCATGGGCTAA
- a CDS encoding DegT/DnrJ/EryC1/StrS family aminotransferase produces MIPLCVPNISGNEGRYLAECVSSTFVSTIGPFVSRFETMVAEAAGTQGAVATSAGTTALHAALIAVGVQRDDLVICPALTFIASANAISHTGATPWLFDVDPASWTLDPALLSRELAEETQRHDGQIFHAKTGRRVSAIVPVFTLGIPADMDPILATAREYGLKVVVDGAAALGALYKGRKSGALGADLTMYSFNGNKTTTAGGGGAVAGDSDAVLAHFRHLTTTGRVGTDYDHDVVAFNYRMTNLQAAVGCAQMERLDEFVAAKRRIAARYEEGFRGLNGIGPFPDPEYATSPAWFSGFAFQGEDGGEKSRALRAYLREKSIDARPFWKPMHDQKPYASAPRTKMPVTDTLWRGVVTLPCSTHLTRAEQDKVIETVLEWFESSAL; encoded by the coding sequence ATGATACCGCTTTGCGTCCCGAATATCTCAGGCAACGAGGGGAGGTACCTGGCAGAGTGCGTTTCCTCGACCTTTGTATCCACCATAGGTCCTTTCGTCAGTCGCTTCGAGACAATGGTCGCGGAGGCTGCAGGGACACAAGGTGCCGTTGCGACGTCGGCAGGCACGACTGCTCTTCATGCCGCACTCATTGCAGTCGGCGTCCAGCGCGATGATCTTGTCATTTGCCCAGCGCTAACGTTCATTGCGTCCGCCAACGCAATTTCGCATACCGGCGCTACTCCATGGCTGTTTGACGTCGACCCTGCGAGTTGGACGCTCGACCCTGCACTGTTGTCACGCGAACTTGCTGAAGAGACCCAGCGACACGATGGCCAGATTTTCCACGCCAAGACGGGTCGGCGTGTCTCCGCAATCGTGCCAGTATTTACACTGGGCATCCCGGCAGACATGGATCCAATTCTCGCGACCGCGCGCGAATACGGCCTGAAGGTCGTCGTCGACGGCGCTGCTGCGCTTGGCGCGCTATATAAAGGTAGAAAATCCGGAGCACTCGGTGCCGACCTTACGATGTACTCCTTCAACGGCAACAAGACGACTACGGCTGGTGGCGGCGGTGCAGTAGCGGGTGACTCCGACGCTGTTCTGGCGCATTTTCGCCATTTGACCACGACCGGTCGCGTCGGAACAGACTACGACCATGACGTTGTTGCCTTTAACTATCGCATGACAAATCTGCAGGCGGCCGTTGGATGTGCGCAGATGGAACGGCTGGACGAGTTCGTTGCCGCGAAGCGCCGTATCGCAGCTCGCTACGAAGAAGGTTTTCGCGGGTTGAATGGCATTGGACCATTTCCGGATCCGGAATATGCAACGAGTCCAGCCTGGTTTTCTGGATTTGCCTTTCAAGGCGAAGATGGAGGCGAGAAAAGCCGAGCTCTGCGTGCCTATCTGCGCGAGAAGAGTATCGATGCCCGGCCCTTTTGGAAACCGATGCATGACCAAAAGCCTTATGCCTCCGCTCCACGCACCAAAATGCCGGTCACCGATACCTTGTGGCGGGGAGTCGTTACGCTACCGTGTTCTACACATCTGACGAGAGCTGAACAAGATAAGGTAATCGAAACGGTGCTCGAATGGTTTGAATCGTCTGCTCTATAG
- the neuC gene encoding UDP-N-acetylglucosamine 2-epimerase encodes MAARWYYRNNTPPRREAMRRLLITTAGRSDYGIYHSILNRIEAEPELDYSLLVTGQHLSTAGGETVREIERDGRPIAARIPLPETMSNCAAVADAMAAALAGTGALLARGAFDIAVVLGDRFEMFATTAACVPFNIPIAHIHGGEVSFGAVDDSLRHAMTKMAHLHFVATDDYARRVRQMGEEDWRIMVSGAPALDTIMNANLPDRAALSSKFGISLDEPPLLVTFHPVTRQFGEAGHQTRALLAALEAVDHPVVLTAPNADVESDVIRMLMTDFVRRRPGRSWLVESFGALNYLAMLRESRAMVGNSSSGLIETPGFQLPTVNIGDRQKGRTRAANVIDCAADKNAIEAAIYKAIGPVFRASLASMANPYGDGHAADRIVSRLRDIPIDHRLIAKSFVDL; translated from the coding sequence ATGGCAGCAAGATGGTATTATAGAAATAACACTCCTCCGCGTAGAGAAGCCATGCGTCGATTACTAATTACAACTGCGGGCCGTTCAGATTATGGGATCTATCATTCGATCCTCAATCGTATCGAGGCGGAGCCAGAGCTCGACTATTCCCTACTCGTCACCGGGCAGCACCTTTCGACAGCCGGTGGTGAGACGGTGCGCGAGATCGAGCGTGACGGTCGACCCATCGCCGCGCGCATTCCTCTTCCGGAAACCATGTCCAACTGCGCCGCCGTCGCTGATGCTATGGCGGCAGCGCTCGCAGGAACAGGCGCACTTCTCGCTAGGGGCGCGTTCGATATCGCAGTGGTGCTTGGCGATCGTTTCGAAATGTTCGCTACGACGGCAGCCTGCGTACCCTTCAACATTCCTATTGCTCATATCCACGGCGGCGAAGTTTCATTCGGCGCGGTCGATGATTCTCTCCGCCATGCCATGACGAAAATGGCGCATCTGCACTTTGTTGCAACTGATGACTACGCGCGCCGTGTTCGGCAAATGGGCGAGGAAGACTGGCGGATAATGGTTTCGGGCGCGCCTGCGCTCGACACGATCATGAATGCAAACCTCCCTGACCGAGCGGCACTCTCTAGTAAATTCGGCATTTCTCTCGACGAGCCGCCTCTGCTCGTGACCTTCCATCCCGTCACTCGACAGTTTGGAGAGGCCGGACACCAAACACGCGCGCTGCTGGCTGCGCTCGAGGCGGTGGATCACCCCGTCGTACTAACCGCGCCTAATGCGGACGTCGAAAGCGACGTCATCCGCATGCTCATGACGGATTTTGTAAGGCGGAGGCCTGGCCGCTCTTGGCTTGTCGAGAGCTTTGGTGCACTGAACTACCTCGCTATGCTGCGCGAGTCACGAGCAATGGTTGGGAACTCATCGAGCGGCTTGATCGAGACACCGGGTTTCCAACTTCCAACTGTCAATATAGGTGATCGCCAAAAGGGGCGCACGCGCGCCGCCAATGTGATCGACTGTGCGGCCGATAAGAACGCCATCGAGGCTGCCATCTATAAGGCCATCGGTCCGGTTTTTCGTGCCTCACTGGCGAGCATGGCCAATCCTTATGGCGACGGGCACGCGGCAGACCGCATCGTTAGCCGGTTGCGAGATATACCTATAGACCATCGGCTGATCGCAAAGAGCTTTGTCGATCTATAG
- the neuB gene encoding N-acetylneuraminate synthase, producing MKTFVIAEIGVNHNGSLDLALKLVDAAATAGAQAAKFQTFKADTITARNTATVAYQKVAGGDDQHTMLKKLELSDEDHHKIAAHCADRGIEFMSTAFDSASLDLLCTIGIRRIKVPSGEVTNIPYLQDCARRGLPVILSTGMADLREVRAAVQTLHEAMPAHLPKDPGGLPRLVVLHCTSAYPTALDDVNLRAMATMAAELGVPVGYSDHTQGILVPPIAVASGALVIEKHVTLDRTMAGPDHAASLEPNELRAMIDSIATVEAIMGDGHKVPRAAELEARSLVRRGVKAARDLEAGEVLGMEDCVLLRPATGISPADFSRLPGMRLSRSVKMGEPLDWSMLD from the coding sequence ATGAAGACATTCGTGATCGCCGAAATCGGCGTCAATCATAACGGCAGTCTTGATTTGGCCTTGAAGCTCGTTGATGCGGCTGCAACGGCAGGCGCGCAGGCAGCAAAGTTTCAGACCTTCAAGGCAGATACGATCACCGCGCGCAACACCGCGACGGTTGCCTATCAAAAGGTCGCCGGGGGTGACGACCAGCACACTATGCTTAAAAAGCTCGAACTAAGCGATGAGGATCACCACAAGATTGCGGCGCACTGCGCCGATCGTGGGATAGAGTTTATGTCGACAGCGTTCGATAGCGCTTCCCTCGATCTGCTGTGCACCATCGGCATTCGCCGCATCAAGGTGCCTTCCGGTGAGGTGACGAACATCCCCTATCTGCAGGACTGCGCGCGGCGCGGATTGCCTGTCATCTTGTCGACCGGGATGGCCGATTTACGTGAGGTGCGTGCAGCAGTGCAGACCCTACATGAAGCCATGCCCGCGCATCTGCCCAAGGATCCTGGGGGCCTCCCCCGGCTGGTGGTTCTTCATTGTACAAGTGCCTACCCAACAGCGCTGGACGACGTGAATCTGCGTGCAATGGCGACCATGGCGGCGGAACTTGGCGTTCCGGTTGGATATTCAGATCACACACAGGGCATTCTTGTACCGCCGATTGCCGTCGCATCCGGTGCACTTGTTATTGAAAAACATGTCACCCTCGACCGCACCATGGCGGGGCCGGATCATGCGGCGTCCCTGGAGCCGAACGAGCTACGGGCAATGATCGACTCGATTGCAACGGTAGAGGCGATCATGGGCGACGGCCATAAGGTACCGCGCGCAGCCGAACTGGAAGCTCGTTCACTCGTTAGACGGGGTGTGAAAGCGGCACGAGACCTTGAGGCGGGAGAAGTTCTGGGGATGGAGGACTGCGTTCTCTTGCGCCCTGCAACAGGCATCTCTCCGGCCGATTTTTCCCGATTGCCCGGGATGCGCCTGAGCCGCTCTGTCAAGATGGGTGAGCCGCTCGACTGGTCGATGCTGGATTGA
- a CDS encoding N-acetyl sugar amidotransferase, with translation MIYPDPRRESIDLSLYGPDVAPSATKYGLPQHVQFCRKCVISNQRPNSAVEYKHTAESKKTVIAFDDEGVCDACRNAERKHAVIDWDRRRAELVALCDRYRSRNGSYDCLVPGSGGKDSFYQSWMLKYEFGMNPLTCTWAPHIYTDWGWRNFNRWIHSGFDNYLMTPNGRVKRLMTRLAVENLFHPFQPFIIGQKGFAPGFAAKMGIPLIFYGENEAEYGNPIADNESAKRDYDYFSMASDEETYLGGVSVADLQSKFGVRKADLSAYMPSDPRILEEKGIEVHYLGYYLKWHPQAAYYFAVEHGGFEASPERTPGTYSKYNSIDDRIDDLHYYTTHVKFGIGRTSYDAAQEIRSGDIEREEGVALVKRYDGEFPERFAEELFEYLSLPSEMFPEASAQFEDPIMDRDYFDALANRFRSPHLWAYDNGEWKLRRTVFQEN, from the coding sequence ATGATTTATCCCGATCCCCGGAGAGAATCGATCGACCTGTCGCTGTACGGCCCAGACGTGGCACCGAGTGCAACTAAGTATGGTCTTCCTCAACACGTTCAATTTTGCCGTAAATGCGTGATCTCGAATCAGCGGCCGAATTCGGCGGTCGAGTACAAGCACACGGCTGAGAGTAAGAAGACCGTAATTGCTTTCGACGATGAGGGCGTCTGCGACGCCTGCCGCAATGCCGAGCGCAAGCACGCGGTGATTGATTGGGATCGCCGCCGCGCCGAACTGGTCGCACTGTGCGACAGGTACCGCTCACGCAACGGCTCCTATGACTGCCTCGTTCCCGGCTCCGGCGGCAAGGATTCGTTCTACCAGTCGTGGATGCTGAAATACGAATTTGGCATGAACCCGTTAACCTGCACCTGGGCCCCGCACATTTACACCGACTGGGGCTGGCGTAATTTCAACCGCTGGATTCACTCCGGCTTCGACAACTATCTCATGACGCCGAATGGCCGCGTCAAACGCCTGATGACGCGGCTGGCCGTGGAAAACCTGTTTCACCCGTTTCAGCCCTTCATCATCGGCCAGAAGGGCTTCGCGCCGGGCTTCGCGGCAAAGATGGGCATCCCGCTGATATTCTACGGCGAGAACGAGGCGGAATATGGCAACCCGATCGCCGACAACGAAAGCGCTAAGCGCGACTACGACTATTTCTCGATGGCCTCTGATGAGGAGACCTATCTGGGCGGCGTGTCCGTCGCCGATCTCCAGTCGAAATTCGGCGTCCGCAAGGCGGATCTGTCCGCATACATGCCGTCTGATCCACGCATTCTGGAAGAAAAGGGAATCGAGGTCCACTATCTCGGCTACTATTTGAAGTGGCACCCGCAGGCGGCGTATTACTTCGCCGTCGAGCACGGCGGCTTCGAGGCCTCGCCGGAACGTACTCCCGGCACGTATTCCAAGTACAACTCGATTGACGACCGTATCGACGACCTGCACTATTATACCACCCATGTGAAGTTCGGCATTGGTCGCACCAGCTACGATGCTGCGCAGGAGATCCGCTCTGGCGACATCGAGCGCGAGGAAGGCGTGGCGCTTGTAAAGCGCTATGACGGCGAGTTCCCCGAGCGCTTCGCCGAAGAACTGTTCGAGTATCTGAGCCTGCCGTCCGAGATGTTCCCGGAGGCTTCCGCCCAGTTCGAAGATCCTATTATGGATCGCGACTACTTCGACGCCCTCGCCAACCGGTTTCGTTCACCGCATCTTTGGGCCTATGACAACGGCGAGTGGAAGCTGCGCCGCACCGTCTTCCAGGAAAACTGA
- the hisF gene encoding imidazole glycerol phosphate synthase subunit HisF, with translation MNRRLIARLDVKMEHLIKGIHLEGWRKVGDPKKRAKLYYEQGADELLYMDVVASLYGRNNLSGIVREVASEVFIPITVGGGIRSLEAVREMLSVGADKVAVNTAATQDPDILRAISDTYGSQATVLSIEAKKQVTGGWEAMTDNGRNHSGRDAVAWAVEGQKLGAGELLVTSIDQDGTGRGMDAALISAIAREVDIPVIASGGVGNPRHVVDVLKNPDVSAVAVARDLHLEKHTLGDFRDACHAAGISTRHVGLEKVA, from the coding sequence ATGAATAGAAGGCTGATTGCACGCCTCGACGTGAAGATGGAGCACCTGATCAAGGGCATACATCTGGAAGGCTGGCGAAAAGTGGGGGACCCCAAGAAGCGCGCGAAGCTGTACTACGAGCAAGGTGCCGATGAGCTCCTCTACATGGACGTCGTTGCCAGCCTTTATGGCCGGAATAACCTTTCGGGCATCGTGCGCGAAGTCGCCTCGGAAGTCTTCATCCCGATTACAGTGGGCGGTGGCATCCGCAGCTTGGAGGCAGTCCGGGAGATGCTGTCGGTCGGTGCCGACAAGGTCGCCGTCAACACGGCCGCCACGCAGGATCCTGACATCTTGCGCGCGATCTCCGATACCTACGGCTCGCAGGCCACCGTTCTGTCGATCGAGGCGAAGAAGCAGGTAACCGGCGGCTGGGAAGCTATGACCGACAACGGCCGCAACCATTCGGGCCGCGACGCAGTGGCCTGGGCTGTCGAGGGTCAAAAGCTTGGCGCGGGTGAGCTTCTCGTCACCTCCATCGACCAAGACGGAACCGGTCGCGGCATGGATGCGGCACTGATCTCCGCTATCGCCCGCGAGGTCGACATTCCGGTCATCGCATCCGGCGGTGTAGGCAATCCGCGCCACGTTGTCGACGTGCTGAAGAACCCGGACGTCAGTGCCGTCGCCGTCGCCCGTGATCTGCACCTTGAAAAGCACACGCTCGGCGATTTCCGCGATGCCTGCCACGCAGCGGGCATCAGCACTCGGCACGTAGGACTGGAGAAGGTGGCATGA
- the hisH gene encoding imidazole glycerol phosphate synthase subunit HisH yields MSGTIVVNYGIGNVFSVCNALRAIGSEAELTGDLMAIRNADRLILPGVGAFARAMDALHSKGISDALREFVSTGRPFLGICIGMQVLMDRSSEFGNTEGLGFVPGSVERIAPQSPSGQHLRVPHIGWASLLPSNGEDWEATPLEGANETGDAVYFVHSYHCIPADPAQRIAHVDYDGLEVTAAIRRDNIIGLQFHPERSGRAGQRILERFLAT; encoded by the coding sequence ATGAGCGGCACAATCGTCGTCAACTACGGCATCGGAAACGTCTTCTCGGTTTGCAACGCATTGCGCGCCATCGGCAGCGAGGCGGAGTTGACGGGCGACCTAATGGCCATCCGTAACGCTGACCGCCTGATCTTGCCGGGCGTCGGCGCATTTGCACGCGCCATGGACGCACTTCACAGCAAGGGAATCTCCGACGCACTGCGGGAATTCGTTTCTACCGGGCGCCCATTCTTGGGCATCTGCATTGGCATGCAGGTGCTTATGGACCGCTCCAGCGAGTTTGGCAACACCGAAGGGCTGGGCTTCGTGCCCGGCTCCGTCGAGCGCATCGCGCCACAGAGTCCATCAGGCCAGCATCTGCGCGTGCCGCATATCGGCTGGGCGTCGCTCCTACCATCGAACGGCGAGGACTGGGAGGCAACGCCGCTCGAAGGCGCGAATGAGACGGGCGATGCCGTCTACTTCGTCCACTCCTATCATTGCATTCCGGCCGATCCGGCCCAGCGCATCGCGCATGTTGACTATGACGGGCTTGAGGTAACCGCGGCGATACGTCGGGACAATATCATCGGGCTGCAGTTCCATCCAGAGCGCAGCGGCCGGGCCGGCCAAAGGATCCTCGAACGCTTCCTCGCGACATGA